Part of the Zingiber officinale cultivar Zhangliang chromosome 8A, Zo_v1.1, whole genome shotgun sequence genome, tgcaCTATGTTTATTGCATTGCTTCATTTTATATTTATCATTATTTGTCAATATTTAGATCGCCACAATGGAATGAGATATCATAACAACCACCAAACATATGCGACATGTAGATTTTTAGAGTGAGAGATATTAGACGCATTATACTCATGCAAGCAAAATGAAAACTAGAACAAAGATACCTCTAAATTCATACAAATTCATAGAGAAAAGAGGtgagaaaatagagaagaaaatgaaatacAATGCCCGAAATGCATGTCATCATAAATAGCAGAGTATGTGATCATTTCAATTATTGAAATCACCAAAGTATTCTTGTTAGGTTAAAATTGGATCAATCAGAGCAGAAAGAAGGTGCGATGGGATGAGCAAGTCATGTTCTTCTCCAACAGATTGTTGTTATGCAACACAAGCAAGTGGGAAAAAAGCAACAGGAAAATCATCTTAATTAAAATTGGAGAGTTTTCCAAGGTCATATGTATGACCTATTTGCTAATTCCATGGGTCATTGATAGGATATTTTAGATATTATTCTATCAAAGTGCATGTGTATCCTGGTCATTTCACTATGGTTTTATTCAATTGCTGTGGCAAACCTTTTGTATAAACAAGTCAAGCACAGGAATTTTCCAATAAAAGCTAATGGTGATTGGAGATTCAGTATAGAGGCTGTCACTGTGTTATGATGCCCACTTTGGTTCAGAAttttattacaaaaaaaaaatctaaaatcttTTCTCGTTTCTTAGGAAATAGGATagtaaagttgaaaaaaaaaatatttagaattgACTTTTTTACATATTTAAATTCATTAGAGGTGAACGATGTGATAATTCTTTCTTTAATTCTCAATGACTTTATTAGAATTTCGTTTCTTAGAAAATAgtcttaaagttaaaaaaaataaataaaataaatacttagAATTGACTTTTTACACATTTAAATTTATTGAGGGGAATGATGTGatcaatattttttctttttattttaaatgattttattttagtttccaaaaaatgcaaactaaaaatAGAGAAGTTTTAGTTACCAAACAAAACCTTGACACTTCAAAGATGTAACCACTTCAAAATGCCCTAAAGCACCAAGAATTAGTACAATTATATGACAGCCAATCAAAACTCTCTGTGAGAAAAAATACAATGTTAAGTAATTTATGTGGTATACTctgtcatcaacataaaattgACCATAAAAAAGGATGTCTCAAGTTTAGTGTCCTTGTAGTCAAATAATTTAGTGGGTTACTCTCTCACAGCAATCTAACATTTAATATAAAAAAGAACACATCTCGATTTCTAGCACTGCAGCCTGACTGCATTAAAGCTTCTATTTTCTCCCAATCAAATGATCAAAATGCATTGAACTCCCACCAGACAATACTCAGTAATGCAAATCATTTTAGATTTTTTCCACATCAAACATTCAGGTTTTAGTAATATATCTGACAAAAAACAGACTATTGTCCCAGGAATCAAGTCTCACATCATAAATATTCAAGTAAACATTAAATATGGTGATTAGTTCCTAAATGACTAATAAACAATAATAGCCATTTATTTATCCATTCCATAAACCATATAGGATTTAAGCGCAAGTGTTTCTAAAGTAGAATAGAGGAAATCATAAAACATTATATAAGATATATTAGTACAAAATTGCAGTGGCAATTCCATACCAGTTACAGTTAGTTTGCTCAATGGTATCTGCAAGAGCAGTTGGAATGCATCGCCATTTCTGGCAATCATCACAAAGCACCCATGCTTGCCTCTTTCGTAGAGATTGACTATCTAATCCAGTGCTACTGTTCTTCAGTTCCGACTCATTACCTGCAGGTACCAAAATAAGTGCGAGAGAACTATGTCAAAAGTTACATTGCAATAGAAATCATGTCAATTCCTAACATAAGTACCTCATGTCTAGCAGGCTAAGATTTTAAAAGGAAAGGTGATAAAATTTATAAGCTGAGGTAGTTTAGGCTTGATAACAAGCAAAAATTTCCCACTTATCAATTACAATTAACTTACAAGTTAATGTTGGAGACCCTGATGTGCTCCTGCAAACTTCCTGGCCAGCATCTAGTATCTGgtttttctttttgtttcttgTCTTCTCTAATTTCACTACATCATGTTTCTTTTTGTCAAAAGATTTCAGTCTGTGAGGTCTTGAAGAATCAGTTTTAGTTGCTTTCCCTTTAACCAAACTCATTCTGCCACTTTTTGttactttctttcctttaattttatCAGACATCAACAATTCTCCTTCTGGCTGTATATTCCTGATAGAATTATCAGGCAATGTCCAGGTTTTGCACTCCAGCTCTTGCAAGGGTTCTTCATTGTGGTCCAACTCTGCCTTTCCATGGATACTAGACTCACCAAGAAATGACCTTATGGAAGCTTTCATGTTGGCTTCATTTTTAGACTCTAAGGATACAAGATTTTTTCCCCTATATCCATTGCGTTTCTTCCTAACATATTTTAAAGGCTCTGCAGCTATGTTCTCAGTCTTTAAATTCTGAAATTTATCATTGATCAAAGTATCCTCATATAAGTCATATGCTTTTTGCATGGTCTTTTCAACTTTTTCTACCAAGACTTTCTTATTTCCAGTTTGATGCTGCATATCCAACGGTAAAACTGACTCATGATCTTCTCCAGCATCCTGGAGCCTCAAAATATCAGTATCAGTGGGAATGGCACTGGCAATTGGATTATAAATATCAGAGTCAGGTGAAGATTCTTGATCGAGCAACTGTTTTTCAACAACCGTGTGAACCAAGGCTTCCAGGCCCATTTCAGATGAAACACCAGGGCACTCCCCAAGCATGTCATCAACAGATACATCTTGTGTTAGAGTACTTTCAATGTCCTTATCAGCTTGCTGTCCATCTTGTTGAACAAACGATACAACATGAGCAAGCACACCAGCTTCGCCATGTATATTGGGTATGCCCACTTCAGCAGTactacttgagtttggtaaagcAATATCACGGCCTTCTAGAGAACAATGTGAATCAGCAACATTCAGGACATTCAGTTGCCAATTATTTTCATCTTTTAGGTGGGCGGAATCAGTTGAAAAGGATAATTGTGTTTGCAGTGATTTAACAATATTACCCCTGCTACCAGTTTGTATTTCCCCTTTAGCTCTTCGGTACTGAGTTCTTTTAAAGGGTTTATTCTGAATCTGATCCAAAACAAAAGTGGATGTTCCAGACCCATCATTCACTGTGAAAGATGTCATTAAGTTGGAAGATTCACCCCAGAGAGATCTTCGTGCCATTCTATTGAAGCAGCTTCTTTTCCTTGTGGGTTTAATTTGTATTGAAAATGATGAACTGGCATCAGCTACAGTCTTGCACTTCCTTGCTTTATTCCTTTTTCTAGTTAAGTGATTGGGCTTTGAATCCATCTGTTTATTTCTCAAGGACACAGCACGCTTTGGATTGGTTCGCCTAAAGACAATCGTAGGATCAAGTTTTGAATCAACCATCCCCCTTTCACTCACCTTTCCACAGGATTCTTTTACATTGCTACAGCTAGTAGATGACATGTTAAAATTACCAGTGGCTGTTCTGTCATAATTGGTTCCTGGTGAGGGATCAAAAGAGTGACCCAATGCAGCAGTACATGCGGTGAATGACTGCCGCAAGGATGATCCCGCTCCTGAGAAGCAAGAAGCAACTTCCTCAAGGGAACCTTCACTTAATCCTCTAGCTATGTTTGAAACGAGATAAACAGCTCCGTCAACAGTCTGCTGAGGTGATACAAATTTCCCCTCAACACAAAAAGCATCTTGTCTCAGCTCTCTCAAGGAACTTGAGCATAACCCCTGGTCATCTAGTGAATCAAATGGCTCATGTTTTTCACCATTGCCACAATCTAATACAGGTAGTTTATCCTTGGGAAGGCTACATTCAAGTCTGTCAGCATCTAAAAAAAGTGTGTCCTCCACTTTACCAACTACAAAAGAACCAACACATGTAGCATCCAAGTTATCAGAAAAAGTAATGCAAGGTTCCACTTGCTGAGGCATTAATCCATCAACGCTGATTGAGGAGCAATCAATTGTTAGTCCAGGATAACCCAGAGGAGGTATTCCACCTCTCTTGCAACCTTTCTCATTGCAGGACAGAGCAATTGAATCTTCAACTTTTAAGGCACCTGCTGCTGCAGAAGTTTCATAAACATCTGTAGATTTTAGTGATGATGACAAGCTTGGAATTCTATGATGCTTTTCTTCATCAATAATCTTTGCACCCTTTAACAACTGTTTGTCCTCTAAGTCGAGGTAATCATTCATTTTGACAGACCAAACAGATCTTTCGTATGTTTCAGTGTTCTCCTTCCTGTTATCAGCACTAGAATGAATACCTCTGCCACCACAATCAAAACAAGTTGTGCTCAAAGACTCTCTAGGTACCACATCTGTAGTTGTATCTGGTGGAATAACACACAGACCTTGGTCCGCAACAAGAAGGCCATTTTTTTCAAAAGATGGCAAATGGTTCTCACAACTTTCATTAGTCTCCTTCATATCCTCGACACATAATCCAGCTCTATGCATAGATACAACAGAATTACCCGTCCAgttatccgatatggaggaagcaAAGCCTTTTGCTGCAACTGTTTTTTGGTTTTCAGCTGAGACTCCCTGTTGTATAATAAGTGTATTTCTTTCTTCCTCAACTCCAATAAAACAACCAGATTTTTCATTTACATCCTTTATCTCCTTGATGGATGCTGCATGCTTGTTTCCAGAATTGAAAATAGAGATTTCTTCTAGATGGGTATATCCATTCACATTATTGAACGCCTTTTCAGTTGTACCAGTATTGTTATCCACCAGCACGGAAAACTCTTCAAAGCTTGGTAATTCCTCCTCGTTTGTTATATAAATAAGCCCATCATTGTTCCCCTCGAGTATTTCATCTCCAAATGCTCCCGGCGGTCCAAACAAAATATCTCGATCGCCAAAGGAACCCCTCATTTCTAAGACAACCTAAATCATACCCAAATTGCTCGACAAATGATCCAGCCACCTGAAATAGAAGAgagtaaaacaaaaacaaaaaaaaaggatcAATTGAATGCCTAAAATAACAGTTTTTATCCCGTTACCGAGCCCACAAAAATCAAGAGCGCAGAAAGAGAGGAACACAGCCGAAGAAAGCCTTCAAATATATGACCATAGAAAACCTACATTGAAAACCCTGGAAAATGTCGACCCGAAAATCCGCCGGAATAAAATCCCCCAAAGGGGAAGCGATAACCCTAATCGTAATCACAGAAACAGCCAATCCAGAGACGAAAACACGCTTTCATCAAAACAATCCAACGACATCGTCCCAAAACAAACCAATAACAAAAATtcagaaaacaaacaaaaaaaaaaaacattacacGCGGAACGCCGAATACCTGACGATCCTAGGGACGATAAAGGAAGGAGACTCAGCGAGAGATCGCCTCCTCGTCGGCGTTCAACCAAcctttctctctctcctctctctctctctccctgtcTCGGTTGGTGTTACGGATTTAATAATAATCAAAAAACGAAAATAAATAGGACGGCGGCGCTTTATAGAAATTGTTTTTCTTGCCTTCTACGATTTCGGAGGGGGCAGATACTTCTTCGACTCGCTCACCTATCCACCCGTTCTTATCCTGAGAGCGGTCCCACATCCGGGCCCAACCTATTTAGCTAATAATATCCTTCCACGTCAGGAAAGTCACTCTTAGGGTGTGGGTTATATATTCTCATGGTCTTTACGCGGAGCGAAGGAGAAAAAATTTCTGTTTAtttcttaattttattattaaatgataATTGTGTGTAAATACAATATATTTTTGGGTGCCTAAATATAGTAAAATGTACAATTTGAGAGGAGGAATGCAATCCAAGTGTTGGCCTATGCCACAAAGATTTTGGCCGTTTAGGTTTGAAatcttttattttatctttttaatttttcTCTAATCTTAATTAGATTTCAGTTTAATAGATGTTGATGAGGGAAGGTTTCAAGTGGTGGATTTCAAAAGGAATTTTAAGCATCTTGGGATTCATCTTACATTTTGAGTTATTAAGTTCCAACAAAAGTATTGGTGGTATATGTATTCTTCGGTTGGATAACATAGCTAAACTAAGAATAGTTATTCCGTTAGATTATGAATTTCTATTTTGAGTCATTTGGATAACAACAAAACGCGTCGttcgccaaatttgaaaatactttcctAAATGTTAAGATCCAATCTCTACTCATCTATTGAACTCCCAAAAGCTCTAAACCTTGCTCCTTTCTTATACACTTAATTACTATATATTGCTCCTCTCAAAGTCTAGCGTTGTCATCTACTACTCGCTCCTCCCCATATTATTCCTCTTGGAGCCCTAATACATGTTTGTTTAATCGTGCTTCGAGTAATCAGATTCGACAAAAATATTGTGATGTGTTataaagagtttaagttatgcTTATGTATATTActatttgtgtgtgtgtgtgtgtgtgtgtgtgtgtgaggaCTTTGCAAAGTATACACAGAGTTTAATTGTTATTGTAAAGGATGATATAAACCATTCGATAAATCAAAAGTGTTGGAGTTGATGCCTTTTGACATTAAAAGTCCTAAAAGAAAGGTGTTTAGGTAAGCAAAGAAAATCGAAGAGGTGTAACAACTTTTGGGCAAGAAGTTGTAAAGACATTAAGTCTTAGACAAGTTAGTGAAAGTTCTAAAAGACCAATGAGTTGTTGTAGTTATGTGTGATTGTAATCTCAGGGTTCACATGTTTTGGACAATATTATGCCGGATATGATGTCGATAAGCTTTGCATGTAGAGAGCCTACGATCTAGAAAAATGGCTTTTTGGTTATAGTCATGGTAGTTTAATCAAAGAGCTTTGCATATGCCTACAAAGGCCTAAGCTAGTACAGTTGAGATTCTCAAGTGGATTGAGTTGGTTGATGATTGTTCTAGTCTACTAGCTCGTGAATCGATTGCTTTCTATTAGGTTTGAGTAGACTAAAACAAGAAAATTCAATCAACTAAATAGGATTTGGGTTTACTAAATTATTGATAAGAGGCACGCGATGGATGGTTTTTAAAATTCTCTCGAGTGACCTTGAACGTGTTAGTCGATTGAACTAAGTTAAGAGTATTCATAGGCTAGTTGTGGGAGGTCTCTCTATATAAGCAACAAATGAATTTTGTCATAATATATAGTGGATGAAATTTACATTTGATTTCTAGTCTTGTATGACCAAGACAGAAGATTCTTTTACTAGCTTAGTGATATCTTCTAGCTAAACTTTATTATGTAAGGAGATACACAACCTATACAAAATTTCTTTGCCTTATCCAAAGAATATTTTCATAATGAGATTCAAAGCATGACCCGTCTAATGAATTGATAAGTTGTGGAGAAGGACCGACAGtaaactgcaaaaaaaaaaaaaaaaaaaaaaaatcttaagttagCATTGCATTCTTTCATTTATTGGTTATTattttttgttgagttttgagtttaattcaaactatttcttTGCTTATTGTAATGCATAgatgtatgcatttagtcccacattgctaagcaaatAAAGGTTGAAAGGCCTTATATATAGAGTCATTCCATCCTTACTTAGCAAAGTTAAggagacctacacgcatgcgcgggccgagcccaaatcaggtggtttcggggggttcgagccggaaatccataaaccgggtgcgacgcacgcgatcatcgcgcgcagggggggtgcaaatcccccgCTCGTGGGCCTCACGCTTGCAGGTGACTATTCTCTCTCGAGCAATCTGCTCTCTCCTCTTTCCCTCTCTACGTGCTCTAGTTtccttgtcctgaggcttggttttTAGCGATATGAGGTTGAGTCTGAGTGCGACgttcgttttggagtgcacctacggacgacgcgagtggttgtcggatctagATAGTCGGCACgtcgacgcttcaaccggagatacatttttctcgacctctcttttatttacctgtttacTGCATGCTTGTTGTTTTGGTGCAATTTTACTACTGTTAGTGCTCTCTTTATAACAAtaattttagagaatttattgcaaaCATCAGTAGACATGATAaatgatagggtaacggggtctgatgaggctagtgtcagacccgaaagatttttcgggcaaaacttcagacgttggcaacaacggataaaattttggcttactacactagggctattctccgttatagaaatagATCCTCCTTCAtctgatgaagaggaacctgcctatagtgttgccttacagaggtttaagcaaagggattatctctgccatgggaggatcctgtctgtcctctcagacgcactatttgatgtatactACTCAACATCTtcggctaaagagctgtggaaatctttggataaaaaatacaactccgaatATTTTGGTTTAGAAAAatatactgtggcaaaattcctaaacttcaaaatgattgaaggcaaatctgtggttgagcagacacatgaattccaagttcaaattcatggtcttgctgaaggagatatgtcattacctgaaaaatttcaggtcttgtctatcatcgaaaaattgcctccgagttgggaagattttggcatgactcttaaacataggaaaggtaaaatatctctagaagatttgatgattgccttaaatatcgaagaagaacatcggaagcaacataaagataatgataaaagaatgcctatggattttattccaaaggcaaacgtaatagtctcatctgacaagaaaaaattcaaaaatcagaaaatgaagaacaggatgaaacccaaaccaaagattcaaaagaaaaatagaaccaagccgtgctgggcatgtgggcaagttggacattatgccaaattctgccctaagaagAAAAACCAGAGCAATATGttcaacaccaaggcacaagcaaatgttgtgactgctagtgacggcaccagcaataggtttgttaccttcaaacccgaactaaacttgatctatcaacccaatgaatggttagttgatacaggtgttAATGTGCGCTGTTGTGTTGATCGCTctaccttccttacttatcaggtaattgaaggtacttccgtgaccatggggaaccattctgcagccagggtgtttaggataggacaagttgacctgaggttcacctctggaaaagtcttgtcactgcatgaggtgcatcatgttccagcggtccgtcggaatttgattagcgggtcaaagttagtccgcgctggttatgagttgaactttaaatgtaataaagttgtaatattacatttaggaacctttattggaaaaggttaccttaatgaaggtttatttaaactcaatgtagaaaatgctaccttaaataaatctactgatattggttgtacatataacattgagtcttatgatatatggcatgacagattaggacatgtcaattttaatgatgaatctagacatgattcctaagcatgctataaatgataagaaaaaaatgtgaagtttgtgtgcaatataaacaaccccgtaaacctttcaaatcagttgatagaaattctgatattttagaattgattcatactgattgttgtgagtttaacggtgtaataacgagagaccataaacggtatttcattaccttcattgatgatcactctcgttattgttatgtttatttgctgaaaactaaggatgaagatttagataaatttatgatttttaaatctgaaacaaataaatctattaagaggttaaggtctgataggggtggagagtttacctcgaacctgtttcaaaaattttgtcaagatgcaagtataattcacgaggtaactgctccatatagtcctcaatccaacggtatagcagaatgaaaaaatcgaacccttgaagatatcattaattccatgttaggcagttctgggttacccaacttcatatgggggaggctctatacactgcatgccatgtgttaaatagagtccccatgaGGTCAAGGGATAAAAgctcatatgagctttggaaaggccggagggcaagtttgaaataccttaaagtgtgggggtgccttgcaaaggtactagtacctgaacacagaaggaaaaaaaacttagtccaaagaccgtagatggtatcttcttgggttatgctcaaaatagtattgtatataggtttctgattattaaatcagaaatttctggaatagatgcaaatactattgtagaacttcgcgatgctacattttttgaggatatatttcctatgaaaaCGAGAATACCTCAGTCTATATCTActattcctactagagataagcCTGCTTCCGTAGAGGCTCCATTATCCGTagaaggtacaccttcctcaagtcactctagactagatgaatctagtgagcatACAGAACttagaaggagcaagaggcaacgtgtgtctattgatttaggccaggactttatcacctataatatataaggtgaccctgtgacatatagagatgttaTGGCTTCTCCtaaagctaagcactggaaagaggtcattaaaagtgaaatggactctattatctctaatgccacttgggagttggtagatttacctcctaggtgtaccactataggatgtaaatgggtgtttaagaaaaaactaaaacctgatgggtcaatagataaattcaaagctcgTCTAGttgctaaaggattcaaacagaaagaagggattgactattttgatacttattctcctgttaccagaattactacaatccgagtgttaatagcattggcattcatatatcatcttgaggtccatcaaatggatgtcaaaacgacattcctaaatgaagatcttgaagaagagatatatatgaatcaacctgagggacatgtagtttaTGGAAATGAGAAtgaagtctgtaggttagtcaaatctctttatggtttgaagcaagccccaaagcagtgacacgaaaaatttgatagtgctatgctatcatttggctttgaaatgaatgactctgataaatgcgtgtatgctaaaatgaaaggtgataattgtattatcttatgtttttatgtagatgatattctactttttggttctaacctttctattattaatgagactaaggccctcttaagtggtaagtttaatatgaaggatatgggttgtgctgacatgattttagggctgaagttgactcattcaactgatggaatagcaatttctcaatcactctatgttgagagagtattagagaaatgtggctatagccaagttaaatctgtcgtcacaccctatgatccttcaaaaactctccacaagaataagagtggtgtggcagtgtctcaattaagatactcacaaataataggtagtctaatgtatttagtaAATTGTTCTAGacatgatatttcttttgctgtaacgaaattgagcaggtttaccagctgtctgGACAGAacacattgggatgcattagacaaagtactcagatacctaaaaggcactatatccttgggcttatGGTATGGGAGATTCCTTGCAGTTctagagggatatagtgatgctagttagatagctgacactgctgagtaTAAAGGCGTTACTGTTATGTCTTTACatttggaggcggtgcagttgcttggaggtatgttaaacagacgattataacccgttctacatctgaggcagaattgtgtgctttggataccacagtaactaaagctgattggcttaagggtcttctttctgaaattcctttGATGataaagccaataccttctattttagtacactgtgataatcaaacaacaatagctcagattagaagctccaagtataaccaaaaacagaagagacatgcacgaataagattaaagtctattcgtgagctagtgtctcttggagtggtgtcattggactttataagttcaaaaaataatattgctgatccactcactaaaggacttgattctgagaaaatcaagagatctagtaatggaatgggactgaggcctatcctggtttcatctataacgacaacccaacctatctaattggagatcccaagaagtaggttcaatgtggtataaacaagtcaTAAGagtgaaccgtaagcatcaaattgattgagatgtaatctcatagtctcttccccgacccgtctggacttcgtggcagatgtccggtcaaccattcgacccatctggactttgtgctagctatccgattaggccgtcgacctagctaggcttcatgccagacatccggtctgcccgtcgacctgtctgggcttttccttcacacttggtcaaagtgttagattacaatgaacctaacttaacctactttgtcattcatcaaaacttgagttagaccgttagtgctaaccgcaccaacagataagTTCTGACTTACCCTAAATTTTAGGATGGGGAGGAGGAAGCTATTTTATCGACAAACTATATTTTCAATAAAATCtcttacaaaaaagaaagataaaaCTTTTTATGAGTTATGGAAGGGTTGTAAGCCTTCTTATAAGGATCTAAAAGTGTGGGGGTGTTTGGCTAAGGTAGAAGTGTCTAAGCCAAAGTAAAACAAGATAGGACCAAAGGTAATCAATtgcatatcaattttttttacacAATTTAGCAATTTTTGATGTACATGTTGGAACAACAATTGAATCAAAAAATGTCATATTTTTGAAGATATcttttcttacaaagaaaggaaagaaaaagttcAAATAAAATAACTTACGAAACCGTGGATACGGATAATCTTGGAAATAATGAAGAACCAAGATACAATAAGAGGGTCAAAATAGTAAATTCAGTTGGTCCTGATTTCATGACTTATATATTGGAAAATAAACAAAGAACAATAAGTGAAGCTTTATCAAGTCTTGAGGCTCTCTTTTGGAAAGAATCCATTAATAGGAAAATAAATTTCATCATGcaaaatcatacttgggaattagtggaTATTCCAACTGGAATCAAGCTTTTAAGATGTAAATGGATCCTAAATAAGAAATATAAGGTTGATGGAACTATTGACAAGTACAAAGCAAGATTagtgacaaagg contains:
- the LOC122008572 gene encoding uncharacterized protein LOC122008572, producing MRGSFGDRDILFGPPGAFGDEILEGNNDGLIYITNEEELPSFEEFSVLVDNNTGTTEKAFNNVNGYTHLEEISIFNSGNKHAASIKEIKDVNEKSGCFIGVEEERNTLIIQQGVSAENQKTVAAKGFASSISDNWTGNSVVSMHRAGLCVEDMKETNESCENHLPSFEKNGLLVADQGLCVIPPDTTTDVVPRESLSTTCFDCGGRGIHSSADNRKENTETYERSVWSVKMNDYLDLEDKQLLKGAKIIDEEKHHRIPSLSSSLKSTDVYETSAAAGALKVEDSIALSCNEKGCKRGGIPPLGYPGLTIDCSSISVDGLMPQQVEPCITFSDNLDATCVGSFVVGKVEDTLFLDADRLECSLPKDKLPVLDCGNGEKHEPFDSLDDQGLCSSSLRELRQDAFCVEGKFVSPQQTVDGAVYLVSNIARGLSEGSLEEVASCFSGAGSSLRQSFTACTAALGHSFDPSPGTNYDRTATGNFNMSSTSCSNVKESCGKVSERGMVDSKLDPTIVFRRTNPKRAVSLRNKQMDSKPNHLTRKRNKARKCKTVADASSSFSIQIKPTRKRSCFNRMARRSLWGESSNLMTSFTVNDGSGTSTFVLDQIQNKPFKRTQYRRAKGEIQTGSRGNIVKSLQTQLSFSTDSAHLKDENNWQLNVLNVADSHCSLEGRDIALPNSSSTAEVGIPNIHGEAGVLAHVVSFVQQDGQQADKDIESTLTQDVSVDDMLGECPGVSSEMGLEALVHTVVEKQLLDQESSPDSDIYNPIASAIPTDTDILRLQDAGEDHESVLPLDMQHQTGNKKVLVEKVEKTMQKAYDLYEDTLINDKFQNLKTENIAAEPLKYVRKKRNGYRGKNLVSLESKNEANMKASIRSFLGESSIHGKAELDHNEEPLQELECKTWTLPDNSIRNIQPEGELLMSDKIKGKKVTKSGRMSLVKGKATKTDSSRPHRLKSFDKKKHDVVKLEKTRNKKKNQILDAGQEVCRSTSGSPTLTCNESELKNSSTGLDSQSLRKRQAWVLCDDCQKWRCIPTALADTIEQTNCNWTCKDNTDKAFADCSIPQEKTNSEINAELDITDASCDEDAPKKNFVLPVKSKLANQPAPWVHVKSNVYLHRSRKSQTIDEIMVCHCKPPSDGSLGCRDQCLNRMLNIECVKGTCPCGELCSNQQFQKRKYSRLKSIPCGKKGFGLQSLHNVSRGQFLIEYVGEVLDFATYEARQRDYGSRGQRHFYFMTLNGGEVIDACAKGNLGRFINHSCEPNCRTEKWMVNGEVCIGLFAIRDIKKGEELTFDYNYVRIFGAAAKKCVCGSSVCRGYIGADPLSTEVIVQDDTDDEYPEPIMVHKASAKASYIDMSNSDAHDFLVKDTYVSIEKKKLLDECSPVSVTDNCQQLKDTLCASSHNDTVFTGLGNLKARNSVSRRMNEVKLPEDRSNTLDNQKEEILCSPLIDVQQINSPSKASPLIADVITDSVNIASTSDTSNEQLNMVKTNIPKSSQSSQMVKKIKPCVKAVVPPKSKRSSVQSSNAGFERVEKELNELLDANGGISKRKDATRGYLKLLFLTAAAGDNVGGASQSIRDLSLILDALLKTKSRTVLMDITNKNGLQMLHNIMKQNRSIFSRIPIIRKLLKVLEFLALKEILTPEHINKGPPCSGMESFKESMLSLTRHNDNQVQQIARNFRDKWIPRTIKRIEPSDRDVVPDSQRSYTARSHLPLFQCHLDLGSRDSDAIVCVSEPMEQPIIPTLLDQHGETFANLTDNNSNSGTRTRKRKSRWDQPSDDKVSIQQNIWSREEQTTEPCLKLKKTAFSNVEFSSTAEVLRHSYESQTKEDCGASSGKTLVRRSTDEVPPGFGSPLKNHVSHELINPRGEVVVGHRQDRYLSHMTVSYGIPVTLVQKLGTPGCEVDSEDHNPWKIAPSIPFHPFPPLPSYPRGQPNHQNLGTGSLSISSAHASSATHLCKPGVQDYHSADAPVQSVSAGMAADKSKAWPRNPQIRERMNWSNNGRGRRFFQPERRNNQKFRRCAPWSQEGNASGLASNSRCRDSGKTFRDERKYWPPFPQEDCVNSKAQKGR